One Cyclopterus lumpus isolate fCycLum1 chromosome 7, fCycLum1.pri, whole genome shotgun sequence DNA window includes the following coding sequences:
- the LOC117733179 gene encoding microtubule-associated protein RP/EB family member 1-like, translating to MAVNVYSTSVTSDNLSRHDMLVWINESLQMNLTKIEMLCSGAAYCQFMDMLFPNSLPLKKVKFGAKLEHEYIHNYKLLQVSFKKMGVDKIIPVDKLVKGKFQDNFEFVQWFKKFFDANYDGKDYDPVEARQGQDAMPIPNTAMSALTKTPKKTLSQAPQRPPVAKVAPKLANVSARKPGMGGRDEERVELMNEVEILKSTIQDMEKERDFYFGKLRNIELICQEKEGEGDPTLQKIIDILYATDEGFVIPDAEEQEEF from the exons ATGGCTGTGAACGTGTACTCGACATCAGTGACCAGTGACAACTTAAGTCGTCATGACATGTTGGTCTGGATCAATGAATCTCTACAGATGAACCTCACCAAGATagaaatgttgtgttcag GTGCTGCGTATTGCCAGTTCATGGACATGCTGTTCCCCAACTCTTTACCTCTGAAGAAAGTAAAATTTGGTGCCAAGCTGGAGCATGAATACATCCACAACTATAAGCTTCTGCAGGTTTCCTTCAAAAAGATGGGAGTCGACAAA ATCATTCCAGTAGACAAACTGGTGAAGGGGAAGTTTCAGGACAACTTTGAGTTTGTCCAGTGGTTTAAGAAGTTCTTTGACGCAAACTACGATGGGAAAGACTACGACCCAGTTGAGGCGAGGCAGGGCCAGGATGCCATGCCCATACCCAACACTGCCATGTCAGCTCTCACCAAAACCCCGAAAAAGACCCTCAGTCAAG CTCCTCAGAGACCACCTGTTGCCAAGGTAGCGCCCAAGTTGGCTAATGTCAGTGCAAGGAAGCCAGGGATGGGAGGACGTGAcgaggagagggtggagctcaTGAATGAG GTGGAAATCCTGAAATCTACCATTcaggacatggagaaggagagagacttTTATTTCGGTAAGCTGCGGAACATTGAGCTGATTTGccaggagaaggaaggagagggcGACCCCACGCTGCAGAAAATCATCGACATCCTCTACGCCACCGAC GAGGGTTTTGTGATACCAGATGctgaagagcaggaggagttTTAA